From Toxorhynchites rutilus septentrionalis strain SRP chromosome 2, ASM2978413v1, whole genome shotgun sequence, a single genomic window includes:
- the LOC129768619 gene encoding uncharacterized protein LOC129768619 — translation MGPTKMTPEDQQFNIAFVAEVKKHPCLFDSNSTEYKQAQVQDKAWQAVSGNVNESVDMCKKRWRNLRCCMTRYLKSVRDSVDNGANLRRKPYYLYNHMQFVVPYLKMKDGEGANYESEDSVWIKSSNSTDILKQDDEEEEHEIETIDVHEEDHQQIKQSIIQSIKILPMSQEQSQETTTTYEIIEATPSKQPRIESVHQVAVGTPTTSSQQLIKQKDQSGIKHYTYTTVSAPQSNTTPLYSSTPAAPVQHQQQVATSSSNIQRQQTTQPQQISLNAANDADSNFFKSLIPDIQSMNMDQKRKLKIGILRLIDEILSTT, via the coding sequence ATGGGCCCAACAAAGATGACGCCGGAGGACCAACAGTTCAACATAGCGTTTGTGGCGGAGGTAAAAAAGCATCCGTGTCTCTTCGACAGCAACAGCACCGAATATAAACAAGCGCAGGTCCAGGATAAAGCCTGGCAAGCTGTCTCCGGGAATGTAAACGAAAGTGTTGATATGTGTAAAAAGCGTTGGAGAAATTTGAGGTGCTGTATGACGAGATATTTAAAGTCCGTTCGCGATAGTGTCGACAATGGAGCAAATCTCAGAAGAAAGCCCTATTATTTGTACAATCATATGCAGTTTGTGGTTCCATATCTGAAGATGAAAGACGGCGAAGGGGCTAACTACGAGTCGGAAGATTCTGTTTGGATTAAGAGCAGCAACAGCACAGATATCTTAAAACAGGACGATGAAGAGGAGGAGCATGAAATAGAAACTATCGATGTCCATGAGGAAGATCATCAGCAGATAAAGCAGAGTATCATACAGTCGATTAAAATCCTCCCTATGAGTCAGGAACAGTCGCAAGAAACGACGACAACATACGAAATTATCGAAGCTACACCCTCTAAACAGCCCCGCATCGAATCAGTACATCAGGTCGCGGTCGGAACACCCACAACAAGCTCCCAGCAGCTCATAAAACAGAAAGATCAGTCCGGCATTAAGCATTACACTTATACTACGGTCAGTGCGCCACAATCCAACACAACTCCACTCTACAGTAGCACTCCGGCAGCACCTGTTCAGCATCAACAGCAGGTTGCCACCTCCAGTTCGAACATCCAGCGGCAGCAAACCACCCAGCCGCAGCAGATATCCTTGAACGCTGCCAACGATGCCGACAGCAACTTCTTCAAAAGTCTCATTCCCGATATCCAATCGATGAACATGGATCAAAAGCGGAAGCTGAAAATTGGCATTTTGCGGCTAATTGACGAAATACTAAGCACAACGTAA